A portion of the Oncorhynchus nerka isolate Pitt River linkage group LG27, Oner_Uvic_2.0, whole genome shotgun sequence genome contains these proteins:
- the LOC135565216 gene encoding haptoglobin-like — protein MPIPLPERGEDLVEAAQEKGIITGWGWGVLFTPTESLRHLVLPVASHSSCKAEYNSGGQVLSSTPTVDDNMFCTGASKYQENVCFGDAGGALAFQDPKDGRVYAAGILSFDKTCAVQKYAVYMKLSAYMPWINSVLRGDSETSASLRSSVMSDMYSRQI, from the coding sequence ATGCCCATCCCTCTGCCTGAGAGGGGTGAGGACCTGGTTGAGGCAGCCCAGGAGAAAGGCATCATCACAGGCTGGGGTTGGGGGGTCCTCTTCACCCCCACTGAGTCACTGAGACACCTGGTATTGCCTGTGGCATCGCATAGCTCCTGTAAGGCAGAGTACAACTCTGGCGGCCAAGTGCTGAGCAGCACTCCAACCGTAGATGACAACATGTTCTGTACTGGAGCCAGCAAGTACCAGGAgaatgtgtgctttggggacgcAGGCGGTGCCCTGGCATTCCAGGACCCCAAAGACGGCAGAGTGTATGCTGCAGGGATCCTGTCCTTCGATAAGACCTGTGCCGTGCAGAAATACGCTGTCTACATGAAGCTCTCTGCCTACATGCCTTGGATCAACAGTGTCCTCAGGGGAGACAGTGAGACATCAGCCAGTCTCCGCTCCAGTGTAATGTCTGACATGTATTCGAGGCAGATATGA